In one Vanessa tameamea isolate UH-Manoa-2023 chromosome 12, ilVanTame1 primary haplotype, whole genome shotgun sequence genomic region, the following are encoded:
- the LOC113402453 gene encoding DNA primase large subunit-like: MSFFYLTPVKGDLPIYLLENIVIKRLDFLKSVIKKQNIVYNEYVVEGSVYDTVGHYMLCIIVILEGNSEFTQFFIKAEESLFIHRLKTLAAYDLRCFAKKLLRIIRKHPIDLNFLNSLRSLCRHLILKHVVQHICSDTCVENCSLHSIKVYFKHCLTFIAKRQVEVKHGIAYIPCSKWKTYLIQLFKDNLRNRLSRTNLDSLHNDPRITDFRRLVRKEIPILNNSENNILTSNEVDNCSKNFPPCMLNFHQSLRNKHRLSHNQRFSYSLFLKDIGMPVEEAVKFWRNEYQQVPNGKHKCCHSWKNDEKKFIYGIRHLYGLEGGKKNYSSVNCLRLQGFTEGSCPFKTFDSEAILHLLDIKKTDSSWSQMKKLQEQHQYTCACKLYFQKRFHRVSNNVCDSNFNFSPVKYYFATKC; this comes from the coding sequence atgtcttttttttatttaactccaGTAAAAGGCGACTTACCTATATATTTGTtagaaaatatagttattaagaGATTGGATTTTTTAAAGAGTGTTATTAAGAAGCAAAACATCGTTTACAACGAATATGTTGTAGAAGGAAGTGTGTATGATACTGTGGGCCATTATATGCTttgtattatagttattttagaaGGTAACTCGGAATTTACCCAGTTTTTCATAAAAGCTGAAGAATCATTGTTTATACACAGATTAAAAACACTTGCTGCCTATGATTTGAGATGTTTTGCTAAAAAACTTCTTCGTATTATTAGAAAACATccaatagatttaaattttcttaattctCTCAGGTCACTTTGTCGACATTTAATATTGAAGCATGTTGTACAACATATCTGCTCTGATACATGTGTCGAAAATTGTTCCCTACattcaataaaagtatattttaaacattgccTCACATTTATAGCTAAGAGACAAGTCGAAGTGAAACATGGCATAGCTTATATACCTTGTAGCAAATGGAAgacttatttaatacaattatttaaagacAATCTAAGAAATAGACTGTCTCGAACAAATTTAGATAGCCTACACAATGATCCAAGGATAACTGACTTCAGGAGATTAGTCAGAAAAGAAattccaatattaaataattctgagaataatattttaacaagtaaTGAAGTTGATAATTGTTCTAAAAACTTTCCCCCTTGTATGCTTAACTTCCATCAAAGTCTACGAAATAAGCACAGATTATCACACAATCAGAGATTctcttatagtttatttttaaaagacattGGTATGCCGGTGGAAGAAGCTGTAAAATTTTGGAGAAATGAATACCAACAAGTCCCTAATGGTAAACATAAATGTTGCCACAGTTGGAAAAATGATgagaagaaatttatttatggaaTAAGGCACTTATATGGATTAGAGggtggtaaaaaaaattattcatctGTAAACTGCTTACGTTTGCAAGGCTTTACTGAAGGCAGCTGCCCATTCAAAACTTTTGACAGTGAAGCAATTTTGCAtctattagatataaaaaaaactgattcctCATGGTCACAAATGAAGAAACTTCAAGAACAACATCAGTACACATGTGCTTGTAAGTTGTATTTTCAAAAGAGATTTCACCGTGTCTCAAACAATGTCTGTGATagtaactttaattttagtCCTGTTAAGTATTACTTTGCAACAAAATGCTAA
- the LOC113402395 gene encoding activin receptor type-2A-like: MASKNLLFISFIVLGMHGTMINAVQAAPPSDENLPPRPKEGGVDTRYCEFFNDSIPPPCYNTQNTTCPPRTVVMEQCMPIETDKSNHCFVVWQFDNITNKATVKVKGCFLDTVACNDRASNCRLHNMKLPLLHCCCEGDMCNENATFPGLEAGMAAPTELPPERIPASPLPTSEDDTKAVIAYTLTPLFLLFAILVGCYLLYRKRKGSSFAELGSAEASLSRPPSAGAGMENETGGLLSQVTLCEVRARGRFGAVWRAKLGQRDVAVKVFPLQDKQSWLAEQEIYRLPRMDHPDILHYIGVDKMGDNLQAEYWLITAYHEKGSLCDYLKGHTLTWPEAWRVAASVARGLAHLHEEDGGKPAIAHRDFKSKNVLLKTDLSACIADFGLALVFVAGHGCGDAHGQVGTRRYMAPEVLDGAINFTKDAFLRIDMYACALVLWEISSRCKDGNIEPTAQYRLPLEEEVGSHPGLEEMQEAVVQRKLRPHIPPQWRDHPGLAVICDTMEECWDHDAEARLSASCVLERIAAQRPPTAPTALTPDTTPLLIHELNDQNTC; the protein is encoded by the exons ATGGCTTCTaagaatttattgtttatatctttCATAGTTTTGG gCATGCATGGAACAATGATCAATGCAGTACAAGCTGCCCCCCCATCGGATGAGAATTTACCACCACGACCTAAAGAGGGTGGAGTCGATACACGTTACTGCGAATTCTTTAACGACAGTATACCACCGCCATGCTACAACACGCAAAATACAACGTGTCCCCCGCGGACTGTAGTAATGGAACAATGCATGCCCATAGAGACAGACAAGAGTAACCATTGCTTCGTTGTTTGGCAATTCGATAACATAACGAACAAAGCAACAGTAAAAGTAAAAGGGTGCTTCCTCGACACCGTCGCGTGTAACGATAGGGCTTCCAATTGTAGACTTCATAATATGAAACTTCCTCTACTTCATTGCTGTTGCGAAGGGGACATGTGCAATGAAAACGCAACGTTTCCGGGACTAGAAGCTGGAATGGCAGCACCGACCGAACTACCTCCAGAACGCATCCCGGCATCTCCTTTACCGACTTCCGAGGATGACACGAAAGCTGTTATAGCCTATACATTGACACCTCTGTTTCTACTATTTGCTATTTTAGTGGGATGTTACCTCTTGTATAGAAAACGTAAGGGGAGCTCATTCGCCGAACTGGGTAGCGCTGAAGCCTCCTTGTCGAGACCACCGTCAGCTGGGGCGGGGATGGAGAACGAAACAGGCGGCCTGCTGAGTCAAGTGACTCTGTGCGAAGTACGAGCTCGTGGCCGATTTGGGGCAGTTTGGAGAGCGAAACTCGGACAGCGAGACGTTGCCGTTAAAGTGTTTCCGTTACAAGATAAGCAATCGTGGCTGGCAGAGCAGGAAATTTACAGATTGCCCCGCATGGACCACCCAGATATATTACACTACATTGGAGTTGATAAAATGGGAGATAATTTGCAAGCCGAATATTGGCTCATCACTGCCTATCATGAGAag GGCTCCTTATGCGATTACCTGAAAGGTCACACCTTAACGTGGCCCGAAGCTTGGCGTGTCGCAGCTTCAGTGGCGCGTGGTCTCGCCCACTTGCACGAGGAAGACGGCGGGAAACCGGCGATAGCACATCGAGATTTCAAATCAAAGAATGTCTTACTGAAGACGGACTTGAGCGCATGTATAGCCGACTTCGGTCTGGCGTTGGTGTTCGTGGCGGGGCACGGCTGCGGCGACGCGCACGGACAAGTCGGCACGAGGCGCTACATGGCGCCCGAGGTGCTGGACGGAGCCATCAATTTCACCAAGGATGCCTTCCTGAGAATAGACATGTATGCGTGTGCGCTCGTTCTGTGGGAAATTTCATCGCG ATGCAAAGATGGAAACATAGAACCAACAGCACAGTATCGGCTTCCGTTGGAAGAAGAGGTGGGTTCACATCCAGGCCTCGAGGAAATGCAAGAAGCTGTGGTTCAGAGAAAGCTAAGGCCGCACATACCACCTCAGTGGCGCGACCATCCA GGTCTAGCCGTCATCTGCGATACAATGGAAGAGTGCTGGGACCACGACGCGGAGGCTCGTCTCTCAGCCTCATGCGTGCTGGAGCGCATCGCAGCACAGCGCCCCCCGACTGCCCCCACCGCCCTCACCCCCGACACGACCCCCCTCCTCATCCACGAGCTAAACGACCAGAACACCTGCTGA